In the Capillibacterium thermochitinicola genome, one interval contains:
- a CDS encoding bifunctional riboflavin kinase/FAD synthetase, which produces MKLWNSFSMMQTELAKTAASGLVVTIGNFDGVHRGHQKILARVKELGRAHGWLAVVVTFRDHTAKILKGEAPGLLLSVEERCARFAALGIDGTLLLDFTPELAAMEPTPFLDQLLALGVRALVVGHDFRFGIRGTGDTNLILTYMQKHGCYSEVVPPVKVRGRIVSSTQIRTYLQQGELEAANEMIGRPFSLSGIVSRGQGLGRVLGFPTANLSYPAGRLLPKFGAYFVRVFLNAEVYYGLANVGCKPTFDHCVPLVEVFIDQFSREIYGEFLTVEFLHFLREERKFASPEALKAQLLLDRKQGEELRRRILAQKACN; this is translated from the coding sequence ATGAAACTATGGAATTCGTTTTCGATGATGCAAACAGAACTGGCCAAAACCGCTGCTTCCGGCTTGGTGGTGACGATCGGTAACTTTGACGGGGTACACCGCGGGCACCAAAAAATATTGGCGCGGGTGAAAGAGCTTGGTCGCGCCCATGGGTGGCTGGCCGTGGTGGTGACTTTCCGGGATCATACAGCAAAGATTCTAAAGGGGGAAGCACCCGGGCTTCTTCTCTCCGTCGAGGAGCGTTGCGCGCGCTTTGCCGCGCTGGGAATCGACGGCACCCTTCTTTTGGACTTCACTCCGGAGCTGGCCGCCATGGAACCGACGCCCTTTTTAGATCAACTGCTGGCTTTGGGGGTTCGGGCGCTGGTGGTGGGGCATGATTTTCGCTTTGGGATCAGGGGTACCGGTGACACCAATTTGATCTTAACTTATATGCAGAAACACGGATGTTATAGCGAAGTGGTGCCCCCGGTCAAGGTGCGGGGAAGGATTGTCAGCAGTACGCAGATCCGCACTTATTTACAGCAAGGAGAACTGGAGGCCGCCAATGAAATGATTGGCCGGCCCTTTAGTCTGTCCGGTATTGTCAGTAGGGGACAGGGGCTGGGCAGAGTTCTAGGTTTTCCCACCGCCAATCTGTCTTACCCGGCCGGCCGGTTACTCCCGAAGTTCGGTGCCTATTTTGTCCGGGTCTTCCTTAACGCGGAGGTATATTATGGTTTGGCCAATGTTGGCTGCAAACCCACTTTCGACCACTGCGTTCCGTTGGTGGAAGTTTTTATTGATCAGTTTTCCCGCGAAATCTATGGAGAATTTTTAACCGTGGAGTTTTTACATTTTTTACGGGAGGAACGGAAATTCGCTTCGCCCGAAGCGTTAAAAGCCCAGTTGCTTCTCGACCGGAAACAAGGGGAAGAACTTCGCCGGAGGATTCTGGCGCAGAAAGCTTGCAATTGA
- the truB gene encoding tRNA pseudouridine(55) synthase TruB: MTNNGFLVINKPSGYTSHQVVAQARRILAERRIGHTGTLDPMATGVLVLAIGKATKLISFLDEERKMYRARLVLGLSTDTQDLTGRELSVQPETEVSREKLLAALAFFTGEQEQTPPMYSAVKINGEPLYKLARAGKEINRAKRKITIYRLEVAEPLLPVYGFKEGPVLLIECSRGTYIRTLCHDLGAHLGVGGCMGDLVRLASGPFRLAEALTLDELAQVVNAGKLREYLIPPSAALSHLPMVRLNETNAGQIRNGGRLFPRDLTEIPPPEACLDRGLVQAVDVDGSLLAVLKYHQGPPAFWQPVRVLT; the protein is encoded by the coding sequence ATGACGAACAATGGTTTTTTGGTTATAAACAAACCTTCGGGTTATACCTCCCACCAAGTGGTGGCGCAAGCCCGCCGGATTTTGGCGGAACGCCGGATCGGCCATACCGGCACGCTGGATCCGATGGCCACCGGCGTGTTGGTCCTAGCGATTGGGAAAGCAACGAAACTAATCTCTTTCCTGGATGAAGAAAGGAAAATGTACCGGGCGCGTCTGGTCCTAGGTTTGTCAACCGATACGCAAGATCTGACCGGCCGGGAGCTTTCCGTCCAGCCGGAGACGGAGGTTTCCCGGGAAAAGTTGCTGGCCGCCCTGGCCTTCTTCACCGGTGAGCAAGAGCAAACCCCGCCGATGTATTCGGCGGTGAAAATAAACGGGGAACCTTTATATAAACTGGCGCGGGCCGGGAAGGAAATTAACCGGGCGAAAAGAAAGATTACCATTTACCGTTTGGAAGTAGCTGAGCCCTTACTTCCCGTCTACGGCTTTAAAGAAGGGCCGGTCCTTTTAATTGAGTGTTCACGGGGGACCTATATCCGTACCCTTTGTCACGATCTCGGTGCCCACCTAGGGGTGGGTGGTTGTATGGGTGATTTGGTCCGCTTGGCTTCCGGTCCATTCCGGTTGGCCGAAGCCCTGACCTTGGATGAACTGGCGCAGGTGGTAAACGCCGGCAAGCTGAGGGAGTATTTGATCCCACCGTCCGCCGCCTTGTCCCATCTGCCCATGGTGCGGTTAAATGAAACCAATGCCGGACAGATTCGGAACGGCGGTCGGCTTTTCCCCCGTGATTTAACGGAGATACCGCCCCCGGAGGCCTGTCTGGACCGGGGGTTGGTGCAGGCGGTGGATGTTGATGGTTCTCTGCTTGCCGTTCTAAAATACCACCAAGGGCCACCCGCTTTTTGGCAACCAGTACGCGTTCTCACTTAA
- a CDS encoding DHH family phosphoesterase — protein sequence MSLPSSWEQVIATLKKHDRFTLGCHQHPDGDAIGSLLALGLSLEMVGKQVDMILPDGVPLTFHFLPGVQKTVKQPTFRPEVVISVDCAERMRLELPEEIFTGEPLLVNIDHHISNDHFGQVNLVLPEASATGQIIYHLLEKCAFPIDAAIASALYTAIATDTGFFRYSNTTGEVLSIASRLVEDYKISPSQIAERVYEEKSYASIRLLGEVLSTLQISGNQRYSWMYLDQEMIRRYEVEMEEIESYVNYTNSIRGVEVGLFFKEMKPGEVKISWRSKAGVDVSRLAAHFGGGGHLRAAGCSVKGSLSAVMAEVLSFVNKYFEEN from the coding sequence TTGAGTTTACCTTCTTCTTGGGAGCAAGTGATCGCTACGTTAAAAAAACACGACCGATTTACGCTTGGTTGTCATCAGCATCCCGACGGTGATGCGATCGGTTCTTTGTTGGCCCTTGGCTTGTCTTTGGAAATGGTCGGCAAGCAAGTGGATATGATTCTGCCCGACGGGGTACCCCTCACCTTCCACTTTCTGCCGGGGGTTCAAAAAACGGTTAAACAGCCAACCTTTCGTCCGGAAGTGGTGATCAGTGTTGATTGCGCGGAGCGGATGCGTCTTGAGTTACCGGAGGAAATCTTCACTGGCGAACCCTTGCTGGTCAATATCGATCACCATATTTCCAACGACCATTTTGGTCAGGTGAACTTGGTGTTGCCCGAAGCCTCGGCGACCGGGCAGATCATCTATCACTTGCTGGAGAAATGCGCTTTTCCGATTGATGCGGCAATCGCCAGCGCGCTTTACACCGCGATTGCCACTGATACCGGCTTTTTCCGCTATTCGAACACGACCGGAGAAGTATTGTCCATCGCTTCGCGCTTGGTCGAAGACTACAAAATATCGCCTTCGCAGATTGCCGAACGCGTTTATGAGGAGAAAAGTTACGCTTCCATCCGTCTCTTGGGCGAAGTCCTTTCCACCCTGCAGATCTCCGGCAACCAGCGTTATTCCTGGATGTATTTAGACCAGGAGATGATCCGGAGATACGAGGTGGAAATGGAAGAGATTGAAAGCTATGTCAATTACACCAACTCGATCCGGGGGGTCGAGGTTGGCTTATTTTTTAAAGAAATGAAACCCGGCGAAGTGAAGATCAGCTGGCGGTCGAAAGCCGGTGTGGATGTAAGCCGTCTGGCGGCCCATTTTGGGGGTGGCGGGCATTTACGGGCAGCCGGCTGCTCCGTGAAAGGTTCTTTATCGGCGGTGATGGCGGAGGTGCTTTCCTTCGTCAACAAGTATTTTGAAGAGAATTAG
- the rbfA gene encoding 30S ribosome-binding factor RbfA: MSEYRAERLAVLIKEELGNILQKDLKDPRIGFASITNVRVSRDIGHAKIYISVFGDKQQQTATMEGLESAKGYIRSELGKRIRMRYVPEISFVFDNSLEEGAKVLSLLNEIKKEGGED, from the coding sequence ATGTCCGAATACCGGGCGGAACGCCTTGCGGTATTGATCAAAGAAGAACTCGGCAACATACTGCAAAAGGACCTTAAAGACCCACGGATTGGTTTTGCTTCGATTACCAACGTCCGGGTTTCGCGGGACATTGGGCATGCCAAGATCTATATCAGTGTCTTTGGCGATAAACAGCAGCAAACCGCGACCATGGAAGGGTTGGAAAGCGCAAAGGGCTACATCCGTTCCGAGCTGGGAAAAAGGATCCGCATGCGGTATGTACCCGAGATTAGCTTTGTTTTCGATAATTCACTGGAAGAAGGGGCCAAAGTCCTTTCGCTCCTCAACGAAATCAAGAAAGAGGGAGGCGAAGACTGA
- the infB gene encoding translation initiation factor IF-2, with translation MATKMRVYELSKELGIQSKDLLIILNEMGAGVKNHMSTVEEEYIAKVRASFNPEGKSTPRRETKETAKPTGVTVPAAKAKTEPEKKTEPVDQERGKPKVKPAEKTNGPVRTPKDPPPKTAAPSDRPAAVKKETEQRRPTPVKPPTAGGKPTHPPTGTRSQAVDGKGGMRAPATKGKGGERTGRPAPAGGPGKPVKAAPSGQRGWATSPAGKPAGKDDGRKKHDPKTQKWQAKEKENFNKVQPHKKRPEAKKPAPAHPTTNVKFVQIPERITVKEFAQAIEVSVSEVIKKLIGLGVMASINQEIDLDTAILVGAEFNVTVEGAPTEEETLLIEEIEDSPESLKPRWPVVTIMGHVDHGKTSLLDAIRQTNVIASEAGGITQHIGAYQVEINDKKITFLDTPGHEAFTAMRARGAQVTDIAVLVVAADDGVMPQTVEAINHGKAADVPIIVAINKIDKPTANPDRVKQELTQYGLVPEEWGGDTICVEVSALKKQGLEELLEMILLVAEMRELKANPDRPAKGTVIEAKLDKGRGPVATVLVQNGTLKQGDTIIAGEVSGKVRALVNDKGKTVKKAGPSVPVEVVGFDDLPEAGDIFYVTDEKTARQLADRRQQFRREQSLKREQKFKLEDLFARIKEGEMKELNIVLKADVQGSVEAIQSSLERLSNDEVRVRVIHGGVGAISESDVMLASASGAIIIGFNVRPDPIAKRVAEREDVDVRLYRIIYDIVDDVKKAMEGMLEPEYREVVLGRAEVRATFKVPKVGTVAGCYVTEGKITRNSEARVLRDNVVVFEGIINSLKRFKDDVREVASGFECGIGLERFNDIKEGDVIEAFTTEEIKKTTTEDSLK, from the coding sequence ATGGCTACTAAAATGCGTGTTTATGAACTCAGTAAAGAACTTGGGATTCAAAGTAAGGATCTGTTGATAATCCTTAACGAAATGGGCGCCGGTGTGAAAAATCACATGAGCACCGTGGAGGAAGAATATATCGCAAAAGTGCGGGCTTCCTTCAACCCCGAAGGCAAGTCTACTCCTAGGCGGGAAACAAAAGAAACGGCAAAGCCGACTGGGGTGACGGTACCGGCGGCCAAAGCAAAGACGGAGCCGGAGAAAAAAACGGAACCCGTCGATCAGGAAAGGGGAAAACCGAAAGTAAAACCGGCGGAGAAAACCAATGGACCGGTAAGAACACCAAAAGATCCACCACCGAAGACGGCTGCACCGAGTGACCGACCGGCGGCGGTTAAAAAAGAGACGGAGCAACGGCGACCAACACCGGTGAAACCACCAACCGCCGGGGGAAAACCAACCCATCCTCCGACTGGTACCCGTTCCCAGGCCGTAGACGGGAAAGGCGGAATGCGGGCCCCGGCCACCAAAGGCAAGGGTGGCGAACGAACCGGACGTCCCGCTCCGGCCGGTGGCCCGGGTAAACCGGTGAAGGCGGCCCCTTCCGGCCAACGTGGATGGGCAACATCCCCGGCCGGCAAACCGGCTGGTAAAGATGATGGACGGAAAAAACACGACCCTAAAACACAAAAATGGCAAGCCAAGGAGAAGGAGAATTTCAACAAGGTTCAGCCCCACAAGAAGAGACCGGAAGCGAAAAAGCCGGCACCGGCCCATCCCACCACAAATGTCAAATTTGTGCAGATCCCGGAACGGATTACCGTGAAAGAGTTTGCCCAGGCGATTGAGGTTTCCGTCTCCGAAGTCATTAAGAAATTGATCGGCCTTGGCGTGATGGCTTCCATCAACCAGGAAATCGATCTGGACACCGCCATTTTAGTGGGGGCGGAATTTAACGTAACCGTGGAAGGGGCGCCGACCGAAGAAGAAACGCTTTTGATTGAGGAGATTGAAGACAGCCCCGAGTCGCTTAAACCCCGTTGGCCGGTGGTGACGATCATGGGCCACGTCGACCATGGTAAAACTTCACTCCTTGATGCGATTCGGCAGACGAATGTGATCGCTTCCGAAGCCGGGGGGATTACACAGCATATTGGCGCCTATCAAGTTGAGATTAACGATAAAAAGATCACTTTCTTAGATACACCCGGGCACGAAGCTTTTACCGCGATGCGCGCCCGTGGTGCCCAGGTGACGGATATTGCCGTCTTGGTGGTGGCCGCCGACGACGGCGTAATGCCGCAGACGGTTGAAGCGATTAACCACGGAAAAGCGGCTGATGTGCCGATTATTGTGGCGATTAATAAGATCGATAAACCAACAGCCAACCCCGATCGGGTCAAGCAGGAACTGACCCAGTATGGTTTGGTGCCCGAGGAATGGGGCGGTGATACGATCTGCGTTGAAGTCTCCGCCTTGAAAAAGCAGGGTCTTGAGGAGCTCCTTGAGATGATTCTCCTGGTGGCCGAGATGCGGGAGTTAAAAGCCAATCCCGACCGGCCGGCCAAAGGAACGGTCATCGAAGCAAAGCTGGATAAGGGACGCGGTCCGGTGGCCACCGTTTTGGTCCAGAACGGGACCCTGAAACAAGGGGATACGATTATCGCTGGCGAGGTTTCGGGAAAAGTCCGGGCTTTGGTTAATGACAAGGGGAAAACTGTGAAGAAAGCCGGTCCCTCGGTTCCGGTGGAAGTGGTCGGTTTTGATGATCTCCCCGAAGCCGGCGACATCTTCTACGTGACTGATGAAAAGACTGCACGGCAACTGGCGGACAGACGTCAGCAGTTCCGGCGCGAACAGAGCCTGAAACGGGAACAAAAGTTCAAGCTGGAAGATCTTTTTGCGCGGATTAAAGAAGGCGAAATGAAGGAGTTAAATATCGTCCTGAAGGCGGATGTTCAGGGTTCCGTGGAGGCAATTCAATCTTCTTTGGAGCGTCTTTCCAACGATGAGGTCCGCGTGCGAGTTATTCACGGCGGCGTCGGTGCGATCAGTGAAAGCGATGTGATGTTAGCTTCCGCGTCGGGGGCGATTATCATTGGGTTTAACGTCCGTCCGGACCCGATTGCCAAACGCGTTGCCGAACGGGAAGATGTGGACGTTCGTCTGTACCGGATTATCTATGATATTGTCGATGATGTGAAAAAAGCCATGGAAGGGATGCTCGAACCCGAATACCGCGAAGTGGTGCTGGGGCGGGCTGAAGTCAGGGCTACCTTTAAGGTGCCGAAAGTAGGCACCGTGGCCGGCTGCTACGTTACCGAAGGAAAGATCACGCGCAACAGCGAAGCGCGGGTGCTCCGGGATAATGTGGTTGTCTTTGAAGGAATAATTAATAGCCTGAAACGGTTTAAAGACGACGTTCGCGAAGTGGCCAGCGGTTTTGAATGTGGTATCGGCCTGGAAAGGTTCAACGATATTAAAGAGGGCGACGTCATCGAAGCCTTTACCACCGAAGAGATTAAAAAGACCACCACCGAGGATTCGCTGAAATAA
- a CDS encoding L7Ae/L30e/S12e/Gadd45 family ribosomal protein: protein MTRLLNFLGIARKAGKLTLGFTATAQAATGGKLSLVLLATNTSPHTKEKIARLCRAHHVRMYCIAEQEELGRALGKKTLAVVGVLTPEMAKAIEKQLLAARME, encoded by the coding sequence ATGACGAGACTCCTTAATTTTCTCGGGATCGCGCGGAAAGCCGGGAAGTTGACCCTTGGTTTTACCGCTACTGCCCAGGCCGCGACAGGTGGGAAGTTAAGCCTTGTTCTCCTCGCCACCAACACATCGCCGCATACAAAAGAGAAGATTGCGCGGCTCTGCCGTGCGCATCATGTTCGTATGTACTGTATCGCAGAGCAGGAAGAATTGGGGCGGGCTTTAGGAAAAAAGACCCTGGCTGTGGTTGGTGTCCTTACGCCGGAAATGGCGAAGGCCATTGAAAAGCAGTTGCTTGCGGCCCGGATGGAATAA
- the rnpM gene encoding RNase P modulator RnpM yields the protein MATRQRKIPQRTCIGCNTVRAKRELIRIVRTPELEVLVDFTGKKSGRGCYICPSSSCLEKALKGNLLANKLEVEVGPELKEKLKTELMMGIVHDETP from the coding sequence ATGGCGACACGGCAACGGAAAATCCCGCAACGGACTTGCATTGGCTGTAATACGGTGCGTGCGAAAAGAGAACTCATCCGGATCGTGAGAACACCGGAGTTGGAAGTGTTGGTCGACTTTACCGGTAAAAAGTCAGGCCGGGGTTGTTATATCTGTCCTTCTTCTTCCTGTCTGGAAAAGGCTTTAAAGGGCAACTTGTTGGCAAACAAACTGGAGGTTGAAGTCGGCCCCGAGTTGAAGGAGAAATTGAAAACCGAATTAATGATGGGGATTGTTCATGACGAGACTCCTTAA
- the nusA gene encoding transcription termination factor NusA, whose product MNRELIEALNMVEREKGIAKEILIEAIESAILSAYKKDQGKSSNLKVVLDPETGEFHIYTYKEVVMEVEDENTQINLAAAKAINPSYQLKDLVEFEIFPKEFGRIAAQTAKQIIVQRIREAERTMIYNEYSSRVDDLITGTVRRFEQKTVYVDLGKTEAILPPHEQIPGERFEHGARIKAYLAEVKKGSKGPQIILSRARSGFLKRLLEFEVPEIQEGIVEIKNIAREPGARSKVAVYSKFENVDPIGACVGAKGSRVQMVVRELKGEKIDLVLWDEDPARYITRALSPAKVTEVKLLPSKKSSIVIVPDNQLSLAIGKEGQNARLAARLTGWKVDIKSESQAEECREEIEALLAEEESYQEETYDWEEVLGTGEELTELTGEDLEAEEQTDEAWDEEEELWEETDLPADDEVEEPDFTPDEDEEAEEDFIREEPKKKKSKKRAKQRVKEFLDEVEEGFDLFKDASADSEPEVAVEDDSELVFTEEGGSGFTIGQLLSEELKKKFKLSEEEKKKK is encoded by the coding sequence ATGAATCGCGAGTTGATTGAAGCATTAAATATGGTGGAAAGGGAAAAGGGGATTGCCAAGGAGATTTTAATTGAGGCGATTGAATCAGCTATTTTATCTGCCTATAAAAAAGACCAGGGAAAAAGCAGCAATTTAAAGGTCGTTTTGGACCCGGAGACCGGTGAGTTCCATATTTACACCTATAAAGAAGTCGTCATGGAAGTGGAAGATGAAAATACGCAGATTAATCTGGCCGCGGCCAAAGCGATCAATCCCAGTTACCAGTTGAAAGACCTGGTCGAGTTTGAAATTTTCCCGAAAGAATTTGGCCGCATTGCCGCGCAGACCGCGAAGCAAATTATCGTCCAACGGATTCGCGAAGCGGAGCGGACCATGATCTATAATGAATATTCTTCCCGCGTGGATGATTTAATCACCGGTACGGTACGCCGGTTTGAACAAAAAACGGTTTACGTGGATTTAGGGAAAACGGAAGCAATTTTACCTCCCCACGAACAGATTCCTGGTGAGCGTTTTGAGCACGGGGCGCGGATCAAAGCGTATCTGGCCGAGGTGAAAAAAGGCTCGAAAGGACCCCAGATCATTTTATCACGGGCACGGAGCGGTTTTCTGAAACGGTTGCTGGAATTTGAAGTTCCCGAGATCCAGGAAGGAATCGTCGAGATCAAGAATATTGCCCGGGAACCGGGCGCCCGTTCGAAGGTGGCGGTCTATAGTAAATTTGAGAACGTGGATCCCATTGGCGCTTGTGTTGGGGCAAAAGGTTCCCGTGTCCAGATGGTGGTGCGGGAACTGAAGGGTGAAAAAATAGATTTGGTCCTTTGGGATGAGGACCCGGCCCGCTATATTACCAGAGCGCTTAGTCCGGCGAAAGTTACGGAGGTAAAACTGCTCCCCAGCAAGAAAAGTTCGATTGTGATCGTTCCGGATAACCAGTTGTCCCTGGCCATTGGGAAAGAGGGACAAAATGCCCGTTTGGCGGCCCGGTTAACCGGTTGGAAGGTTGACATCAAAAGTGAAAGCCAAGCCGAAGAATGCCGGGAAGAGATTGAAGCCTTACTTGCTGAGGAGGAAAGCTACCAGGAAGAAACCTATGATTGGGAAGAAGTACTTGGCACCGGTGAGGAGTTAACCGAACTGACCGGGGAAGACTTGGAAGCGGAAGAACAGACAGACGAAGCATGGGATGAAGAAGAGGAGTTGTGGGAAGAAACGGATTTACCGGCGGACGATGAGGTAGAGGAACCGGACTTCACTCCTGATGAGGATGAGGAGGCGGAGGAAGACTTTATCCGTGAGGAACCCAAGAAGAAGAAGTCCAAGAAACGGGCGAAGCAGCGGGTTAAAGAGTTCCTTGATGAAGTGGAAGAAGGATTTGATCTATTTAAAGACGCCAGTGCCGATTCCGAACCGGAAGTGGCGGTTGAAGATGACAGCGAGCTTGTTTTCACGGAAGAGGGCGGTTCCGGGTTTACCATTGGGCAACTCCTTTCCGAAGAGTTGAAGAAGAAATTTAAACTGAGTGAAGAGGAGAAGAAAAAGAAGTAG
- a CDS encoding ribosome maturation factor RimP, with protein MGQGLKEILWKLAEKVGAELNYEVVDVELTREGAQRLLRVFIDRPEGIGINDCEMFSKRLSAVLDEEDPIPTAYLLEVSSPGLERPLTKPEHFQRFAGQGVEISLFAPLQGKRKIRGRLKGWSAQPESQVSVEVNGVTLDIPWEMIAKARLQIID; from the coding sequence ATGGGGCAAGGTTTAAAAGAGATCCTTTGGAAACTGGCGGAAAAAGTCGGCGCGGAACTAAATTACGAAGTAGTGGATGTGGAGTTAACGCGGGAAGGAGCACAACGGCTCCTCAGGGTGTTCATCGATCGCCCTGAAGGAATTGGGATCAATGACTGTGAGATGTTCAGTAAACGGCTAAGCGCCGTTTTGGACGAGGAAGATCCGATTCCCACCGCTTATCTTTTAGAAGTATCTTCTCCCGGCTTAGAGCGGCCTTTGACGAAACCAGAACATTTTCAACGCTTTGCCGGTCAGGGTGTAGAGATCAGTCTTTTCGCCCCCTTGCAGGGAAAGAGGAAGATCAGAGGCCGTCTGAAAGGCTGGTCCGCTCAGCCCGAGAGCCAGGTCAGCGTGGAAGTAAACGGCGTGACCTTGGATATACCATGGGAAATGATAGCGAAAGCTCGTTTGCAGATTATAGATTGA
- a CDS encoding HD-GYP domain-containing protein translates to MKKKPLVLGLVAVPIVYLAGAYYLYRKILFPILTRKEFLTYIFVVVSIFLLLLSYSFYYLFTFRQQLREHKNRQKKSFSQLKKANEGALKALLHALECRDHDTWDHSTRVAAYATALAEQMGLSQSELKKIALAGYLHDIGKIGVPDRILLKKTKLLPEEWEMIKRHPELGYDIIHELDFLNDAADIILLHHERYDGTGYPLGLKGEKIPLLARIFAVADALDAMTSERPYRAARSMEEAFTEVHSLAGVQFCPECVKALEELGIEKLSRIQQRVKNQEIMKFRLEDLVLCSDFY, encoded by the coding sequence ATGAAGAAAAAACCATTAGTCCTGGGATTAGTGGCTGTTCCGATTGTTTATTTAGCAGGAGCCTATTATTTGTATCGTAAAATCCTTTTTCCGATCCTCACCCGAAAGGAATTTTTAACCTATATTTTTGTGGTTGTCTCCATTTTCCTTTTGTTGCTTTCTTATTCGTTCTACTACCTGTTTACCTTTCGGCAACAGCTTAGAGAGCATAAGAACCGGCAGAAAAAAAGCTTTTCCCAACTGAAAAAGGCAAACGAAGGGGCGCTTAAAGCCTTGCTCCATGCTTTAGAGTGCCGGGATCATGACACTTGGGATCATTCGACGCGGGTGGCGGCCTACGCCACAGCCCTGGCCGAACAAATGGGACTTTCCCAATCCGAACTGAAAAAGATTGCTTTGGCCGGTTACCTTCATGATATTGGCAAAATTGGTGTCCCCGACCGGATTCTTTTGAAAAAAACCAAACTGCTTCCCGAGGAATGGGAGATGATCAAACGCCATCCCGAATTGGGTTATGATATAATACATGAGCTTGATTTCCTTAATGACGCCGCGGATATAATTCTGCTTCACCATGAGCGTTATGATGGCACCGGATATCCTTTGGGATTAAAGGGTGAAAAAATCCCTTTATTGGCCCGTATTTTTGCGGTGGCCGATGCATTGGACGCCATGACCAGTGAACGTCCTTACCGGGCCGCCCGTTCGATGGAGGAGGCCTTTACCGAGGTGCATAGCCTGGCGGGCGTCCAGTTTTGTCCGGAATGTGTAAAGGCTTTGGAAGAATTGGGGATTGAGAAGCTCTCCCGAATTCAGCAACGTGTCAAAAACCAGGAAATTATGAAATTCCGGCTTGAGGACTTGGTCCTTTGTTCTGATTTTTACTAA